From the genome of Marixanthomonas ophiurae, one region includes:
- a CDS encoding DUF6876 family protein, whose product MKAQVNEIKERLQYFTGTEMFYQIPLLRTRFTDGLKYLSEVAECFWLITDTSVIAKSLMNRSEFVTIDFKRLSEEKQDFTGYEAEIVYSDGNDNILEKHGYRATDFPLDELRLFFVNDTLMLPSEY is encoded by the coding sequence ATGAAAGCACAAGTTAACGAAATAAAAGAGCGATTGCAATATTTTACAGGAACAGAAATGTTCTACCAAATCCCATTATTAAGAACCCGATTTACGGACGGATTGAAATATTTATCGGAAGTAGCAGAATGTTTTTGGCTCATTACGGACACATCGGTAATCGCAAAAAGTCTGATGAACCGAAGCGAATTTGTAACCATTGACTTCAAAAGATTATCCGAAGAAAAGCAGGATTTTACAGGTTACGAAGCCGAGATAGTTTACAGCGATGGCAACGATAATATTTTAGAAAAACACGGTTACAGAGCAACCGATTTTCCACTCGATGAACTGCGGTTATTTTTTGTAAATGATACGCTGATGTTACCAAGCGAATATTAA
- a CDS encoding single-stranded DNA-binding protein produces MSTIRNHVQLIGNVGQEPTITNLESGKKVARFSLATNEYYKDSKGEKQTDTNWHTVVAWGKTAEIVEKFVEKGKEVGITGKLKTRTYTTDDGNQRYVTEVVADEILLLGSKSDK; encoded by the coding sequence ATGAGTACTATTAGAAATCACGTACAATTGATTGGAAACGTTGGTCAAGAGCCAACCATTACGAACCTTGAAAGCGGTAAGAAAGTAGCCCGCTTCTCACTCGCTACGAACGAGTATTACAAAGACAGCAAAGGCGAAAAGCAAACGGACACCAACTGGCATACAGTAGTAGCTTGGGGCAAGACTGCTGAAATCGTTGAGAAATTTGTCGAAAAAGGCAAAGAAGTAGGAATTACAGGGAAACTAAAGACCCGAACTTACACCACCGATGATGGCAACCAACGTTATGTAACGGAAGTTGTAGCCGATGAAATCCTATTACTTGGAAGCAAGAGCGACAAGTAA